The Longimicrobium sp. nucleotide sequence CTTTCATGCTCCCGCCCTCAGCGAAGGATGAGCACGGTGCCGGCGGTGGCCTGGACGGGGAACGACTCCGCGACCGGGCCCGTGAACCACACGCGCACCCGGGCTCCCACTACGAGTTCGTCCGCGGACGCCTGAACGACGGTCTCACCGCTGCCGGCCAGCACAGCCGTGCCGGGGAGAACGGTGATGTAGGCGGCCGACTCCCTTCCGGCCACCGGCGCAGTGGCTTCCACGAGGATCCGCCGGCCAGCCTGGTTTGCGCCGGACTGCTGGATGGTCCCTTCGATGCTGGGAGCCTCGCTCGGCAGTGTGACGCCCGAAGACATGCCGCACCCGGCCGCGAGCGCCACGGCGAGAAGAATCCACATCCTGTTCATCAGCATCTCCTGATTGCGAGCCCGTCCATCATCCGAATCGCGTGCACGTCCCGGCAGCGGGTACTACTGTCCGGGCATTG carries:
- a CDS encoding DUF3221 domain-containing protein, whose amino-acid sequence is MNRMWILLAVALAAGCGMSSGVTLPSEAPSIEGTIQQSGANQAGRRILVEATAPVAGRESAAYITVLPGTAVLAGSGETVVQASADELVVGARVRVWFTGPVAESFPVQATAGTVLILR